A genome region from Brooklawnia propionicigenes includes the following:
- a CDS encoding VanZ family protein — protein sequence MTGQLLPALMAILLGILAGVLLFVPFVAIQYRRQGRLTVTQTVVWAGFLVYGLALWTYTLLPLPVPEEIRCAPKQLRPLQFIDDVLGYPIGSIGEILRNPAIMQVALNVLLFFPLGFFLRFTLRRGVVATTAIGFVISLLIETTQLTGVWGIYPCAYRIFDVDDLLANTAGALLGGLCSLALRPWLARRDATVLPGKPTPITVWRRLLGMLCDAMVVWLTSALAGVISNAWQLYVLAIPATDLNQSVTSAVTVAVPLVLTAALTLATGRSAGDLAVLICWQSRIRPRLLARLLRYLCGVGGWQLLVAFASPLDWVFAAAGIVALLATTDRGGLPGIVARMRPVDSRAPSHDPL from the coding sequence GTGACCGGCCAGCTGCTACCCGCCCTGATGGCGATCCTGCTCGGCATCCTTGCCGGGGTGCTGTTGTTCGTCCCGTTCGTCGCGATTCAATACCGCCGCCAGGGACGGCTGACCGTGACGCAGACCGTGGTGTGGGCGGGCTTTCTGGTCTACGGGCTGGCGCTGTGGACCTATACCCTTTTGCCGCTGCCGGTGCCGGAGGAGATCCGCTGCGCGCCGAAGCAGCTGCGCCCGCTCCAGTTCATCGACGATGTCCTCGGCTATCCGATCGGATCGATCGGCGAGATCCTCCGGAATCCAGCGATCATGCAGGTGGCGCTCAATGTGCTGCTGTTCTTCCCGCTCGGTTTCTTTCTCAGATTCACACTGCGCCGCGGAGTCGTGGCGACCACAGCCATCGGATTTGTGATCTCGCTGCTCATCGAGACCACGCAGTTGACCGGCGTCTGGGGCATCTACCCCTGCGCGTACCGGATCTTCGATGTCGATGACCTACTCGCCAATACCGCGGGAGCCCTGCTCGGCGGGCTGTGCTCCCTGGCGCTGCGCCCCTGGCTCGCCCGTCGCGATGCGACCGTCCTGCCGGGCAAGCCGACACCGATTACCGTCTGGCGGCGCCTGCTGGGCATGCTGTGCGATGCGATGGTCGTCTGGCTCACCAGCGCACTTGCCGGCGTGATCTCGAATGCTTGGCAGCTGTATGTGCTCGCGATCCCGGCCACCGATCTCAATCAGAGCGTGACATCGGCAGTCACAGTGGCAGTCCCCCTGGTCCTGACGGCAGCGCTCACACTGGCCACCGGACGAAGTGCGGGCGATCTGGCAGTGCTCATCTGCTGGCAGAGCCGAATCCGTCCGCGACTTCTCGCCCGTCTGCTGCGCTATCTGTGCGGAGTCGGCGGCTGGCAGTTGCTCGTCGCGTTCGCCTCGCCCCTGGATTGGGTCTTCGCGGCGGCCGGCATCGTCGCCCTCCTGGCGACCACGGATCGCGGAGGACTACCCGGCATCGTGGCCCGGATGCGGCCAGTGGATTCGCGGGCTCCCAGCCACGATCCCCTCTGA
- the cls gene encoding cardiolipin synthase, with protein sequence MTTAEIIRLLALCAHIIFGFVAAVVISLRRKPATAIAWILTIVFIPILGAVAFFLVGFGRLPKARRDKQRAVSTRMLERSGVSDHVAGPGVPDWLDTAVVLNQRLGALPMVTGSSTILIEDYQGSLDAMIADIDAAQEFVHVEFYILVRDQTTRPLFDALARAVERGVAVRVLSDFVSGLMFPRRKETIRALREMGAQWHPMLPLRPWRGQWQRPDLRNHRKLVVVDGRVGYTGSQNLIDETYLKPKNVKRGLHWLELMVRLEGPIVGELDAVFVTDWYSETEELLSLETHASGASEDAPSGSGSAELVRSVDAQVIPSGPSFENDNNLKLFIMLIHNARKRISITSPYFVPDESTMMALVTAASRGLDVELFVSEIADQLLVAHAQRSYYAELLDAGVAIWLYRAPTVLHSKHFTIDDDIAVIGSSNMDIRSFSLNMEVSVLVSSREFTDRMRIVEDHYRAQSFRLDADEWARRPLGGKVLDGLARLTSALQ encoded by the coding sequence ATGACCACGGCGGAGATCATCAGGCTGCTTGCACTGTGCGCACACATCATCTTCGGATTCGTCGCCGCGGTGGTCATCTCTTTGCGACGCAAGCCCGCCACAGCGATCGCCTGGATCCTGACGATCGTGTTCATCCCGATTCTGGGCGCGGTCGCCTTCTTCCTGGTCGGCTTCGGCAGGCTTCCCAAAGCGCGCCGCGACAAGCAGCGCGCGGTGAGCACCCGGATGCTCGAGCGCTCCGGCGTGTCGGACCACGTCGCCGGGCCGGGCGTCCCTGATTGGCTCGATACCGCCGTCGTGCTCAACCAGCGGCTGGGCGCGCTGCCCATGGTGACCGGCAGCAGCACGATCCTCATCGAGGACTACCAGGGTTCCCTCGATGCGATGATCGCCGACATCGATGCGGCGCAGGAGTTCGTCCACGTCGAGTTCTACATCCTCGTCCGCGATCAGACCACGCGCCCGCTGTTCGATGCGCTCGCCCGCGCAGTTGAGCGCGGCGTCGCCGTCCGGGTGCTGTCGGATTTTGTCTCGGGGCTGATGTTCCCCCGGCGAAAGGAGACCATCCGGGCGCTGCGCGAGATGGGAGCGCAGTGGCATCCGATGTTGCCGCTGCGTCCCTGGCGAGGCCAGTGGCAGCGCCCCGATCTGCGCAATCACCGCAAGCTCGTGGTGGTGGACGGACGGGTGGGCTACACCGGATCGCAGAACCTCATCGACGAGACCTACCTCAAACCCAAGAACGTCAAGCGCGGGCTGCATTGGCTCGAACTCATGGTGCGTCTGGAGGGTCCGATCGTCGGCGAACTCGACGCCGTCTTCGTCACCGACTGGTATTCCGAGACCGAAGAGCTGCTGTCCTTGGAAACCCACGCGTCCGGCGCATCCGAAGACGCACCCTCGGGCTCGGGCAGCGCCGAGCTGGTCCGAAGCGTCGATGCGCAGGTCATTCCGAGCGGCCCGAGCTTCGAGAACGACAACAACCTCAAGTTGTTCATCATGCTGATCCACAACGCCCGCAAACGGATCAGCATCACCAGCCCATATTTCGTCCCCGACGAGTCGACGATGATGGCACTGGTCACCGCGGCCTCACGCGGCCTCGATGTCGAGCTGTTCGTCTCGGAGATCGCCGATCAGCTCCTGGTGGCCCACGCGCAGCGCTCGTACTACGCCGAACTTCTCGATGCCGGCGTGGCGATCTGGCTCTACCGCGCGCCAACCGTCCTGCACTCCAAGCACTTCACCATCGACGACGACATCGCCGTGATCGGGTCGAGCAATATGGACATCCGGTCGTTCAGCCTGAACATGGAGGTGTCGGTACTGGTCAGCAGCCGCGAGTTCACCGACCGCATGCGCATCGTCGAAGACCACTACCGGGCGCAGAGCTTTCGTCTCGACGCGGACGAATGGGCGCGCCGACCGCTGGGCGGAAAGGTGCTGGACGGCCTGGCCCGGCTCACCTCCGCCCTGCAGTAG
- a CDS encoding oleate hydratase translates to MTRNAYMIGTGIGNLAAAVYLIRDGGWDGHQITMLGLDTHGANDGAATKDFETEYGYGPLSNSRGYLNRGGRMLNEETYENFWDVLGSVPSLDHPGKSVTEEILDFDHAHPTKDIGRLIDSNGLRVSGPNGYRHMQFTNKQRYLLTKLMMLPESREHELDDISIREWFAETPEFFETNFWWMWQTTFAFKDVSSVAELRRYMNRMILEFSRINTLEGVTRTPYNQYESVILPMRSYLQGQGVTFINNRKVTEFVFADTPLRDDIIVTGLKYVEVHNADAEAMIEVGPDDLVFDTNGSITDSTSIGDLDTAIVEDQRYAPSALLWKQAAERFYNLGNPDKFFNDRTQSEWTSFTVTTSDHRLINEISRLTRQLPGNALNTFVDSTPLISLVVHHQPHYHAQKPEEGVFWGYALYPRRHGDFIDKPFIEMTGREMLLETLGHLGRIDTTADPISNRTDELMATVVNVVPAHMPYASALFNQRTTLDRPLVVPAGSKNLAFISQFAEMPFDMVFTEQYSVRCAQVAVYTLLGLDLPLTKLHHYEKDPRVLAKATRVMFR, encoded by the coding sequence ATGACTCGCAACGCATACATGATCGGGACGGGGATCGGGAACCTCGCGGCCGCTGTCTACTTGATTCGCGACGGTGGCTGGGACGGCCACCAGATCACGATGCTGGGGCTCGATACCCACGGCGCGAACGATGGCGCCGCGACCAAGGACTTCGAAACGGAATACGGCTATGGCCCACTGAGCAATTCCCGGGGCTACCTCAACCGCGGTGGGCGCATGCTCAACGAGGAGACCTACGAGAACTTCTGGGATGTCCTGGGCAGCGTGCCCTCGCTTGACCACCCCGGCAAATCGGTCACCGAGGAGATTCTTGATTTTGACCATGCCCATCCGACCAAGGACATCGGTCGGCTGATTGACTCGAACGGGCTGCGGGTGAGCGGACCGAACGGATACCGGCACATGCAGTTCACCAACAAGCAGCGCTATCTGCTGACCAAGCTCATGATGCTGCCCGAGTCGCGCGAGCATGAACTCGACGACATCTCGATTCGCGAGTGGTTCGCCGAGACCCCGGAGTTCTTCGAGACGAACTTCTGGTGGATGTGGCAGACCACGTTCGCGTTCAAGGATGTCTCCTCGGTAGCCGAACTGCGCCGCTACATGAACCGGATGATCCTGGAGTTCTCGCGGATCAACACGCTGGAAGGCGTCACCCGAACCCCGTACAACCAGTACGAATCGGTCATCTTGCCGATGCGCAGCTACCTGCAGGGACAGGGTGTCACTTTCATCAACAACCGGAAGGTGACCGAGTTCGTCTTCGCCGACACCCCGCTGCGCGACGACATCATCGTGACCGGCCTCAAGTACGTCGAGGTCCACAACGCCGACGCCGAGGCCATGATCGAGGTCGGCCCCGACGATCTGGTCTTCGACACCAATGGCTCGATCACCGATTCCACCTCGATCGGCGATCTGGACACCGCAATCGTCGAGGACCAGCGGTATGCACCGTCGGCTCTGCTGTGGAAGCAGGCCGCGGAGCGCTTCTACAATCTGGGCAACCCCGACAAGTTCTTCAACGATCGCACTCAGTCGGAGTGGACGAGCTTCACCGTCACGACCTCCGACCACCGGCTGATCAACGAGATCTCCCGGTTGACCCGGCAGCTGCCCGGCAATGCGCTGAATACCTTCGTCGACTCGACTCCGCTGATCTCGCTGGTCGTGCATCACCAGCCGCACTACCATGCGCAGAAGCCGGAGGAAGGCGTCTTCTGGGGCTACGCGCTGTACCCGCGCCGCCACGGCGACTTCATCGACAAGCCGTTCATCGAGATGACCGGGCGGGAGATGCTGCTGGAGACCCTCGGACATCTGGGGCGCATCGACACCACGGCTGATCCGATCTCGAACCGCACCGATGAGTTGATGGCGACGGTCGTCAATGTGGTGCCGGCCCACATGCCGTACGCGTCAGCCTTGTTCAACCAGCGCACGACGCTCGATCGTCCGCTCGTCGTACCGGCCGGCTCCAAGAACCTGGCCTTCATCAGCCAGTTCGCCGAGATGCCGTTCGACATGGTCTTCACCGAGCAGTACTCGGTGCGCTGCGCACAGGTCGCCGTCTACACACTGCTCGGACTCGATCTGCCGCTGACCAAGCTTCACCACTACGAGAAGGATCCACGGGTGCTCGCCAAGGCCACCCGCGTGATGTTCCGCTGA
- a CDS encoding acyl-CoA dehydrogenase family protein: MDQADTTRKEELAALTAMVREFAADNIAPIVADLDETERFPAEIYAQLGELGLLGITVPEEDGGVGGCVADYVTVMEELAYGYASVADQCGLVELVSSLLVKHGTSEQKARYLPGLLAGTQRCSYALTEADAGSDLGGLKTNAHRDGSDWILNGEKIFIHNAPIADFAMVLALTDPEKRTHGGMTMFLVPVDTPGVERAYHEHKMGQRASQVGGFVFTDVRLPADAVLGAEGAGFAAVMSVLEKGRLGIGALANGISHAALDTATEHAKTRRQFKKPIGAFQTIAFTLADMATDYRAARLLLDAGAELLDTGQDAGTACSMAKLFASEAAIRNTGKAVQILGGSGYIRGVVAERLYRDARITTIYEGTSEVQRLIISRSLLGRL; this comes from the coding sequence ATGGACCAAGCAGACACTACGCGGAAGGAAGAACTCGCCGCGTTGACCGCTATGGTGCGGGAGTTCGCGGCCGACAACATCGCACCGATCGTGGCGGATCTCGACGAGACCGAGCGGTTCCCGGCTGAGATCTATGCACAGCTGGGTGAGCTGGGGCTGCTCGGCATCACCGTGCCGGAAGAAGACGGTGGCGTCGGTGGTTGCGTGGCCGACTACGTGACCGTGATGGAAGAGCTGGCCTATGGCTATGCCAGCGTTGCCGATCAGTGCGGGCTCGTCGAGCTCGTGAGTTCGCTGCTGGTCAAGCATGGGACCAGCGAGCAGAAGGCACGTTATCTCCCCGGGTTGCTCGCCGGCACGCAGCGCTGCAGCTATGCCCTGACCGAGGCCGACGCCGGCTCGGATCTGGGTGGCCTGAAGACCAATGCGCACCGCGACGGCAGCGACTGGATTCTCAACGGCGAGAAGATCTTCATTCACAATGCACCGATCGCCGACTTCGCCATGGTGCTCGCCTTGACCGATCCCGAAAAGCGTACCCACGGTGGCATGACGATGTTCCTGGTGCCCGTCGACACCCCAGGTGTTGAGCGTGCCTACCACGAGCACAAGATGGGCCAGCGCGCATCCCAGGTCGGCGGGTTCGTCTTCACCGATGTCCGGCTGCCTGCCGACGCGGTGCTCGGGGCCGAAGGCGCCGGCTTTGCGGCGGTCATGTCCGTTCTGGAGAAGGGCCGCCTCGGCATCGGTGCTTTGGCAAACGGGATTTCGCACGCGGCTCTGGACACTGCCACTGAGCACGCGAAGACTCGCCGCCAGTTCAAGAAGCCCATCGGCGCCTTCCAGACGATCGCGTTCACGCTGGCCGATATGGCGACCGACTACCGCGCCGCTCGCCTGCTGCTCGACGCGGGCGCCGAGCTGCTCGACACCGGACAGGACGCCGGCACCGCCTGCTCGATGGCCAAGCTGTTTGCCAGTGAGGCTGCGATCCGCAATACCGGCAAGGCGGTTCAGATCCTCGGTGGCTCCGGCTACATCCGCGGCGTCGTTGCCGAGCGTCTCTACCGTGATGCTCGCATCACCACCATCTACGAGGGCACCAGCGAGGTGCAGCGCCTGATCATCAGCAGGAGCCTGCTCGGCAGGCTGTGA
- a CDS encoding TetR/AcrR family transcriptional regulator, whose amino-acid sequence MDAQELSSAPVRSLRERKKTAKQSRILDAAARLFAEKGYAAVTTSEIAAAADVGVGTLFRYAGSKAELLVSVMNDRLAEGIEAGLAEAKGGRTITESILAILRPLSEESMTHPENMIAYEREALFGSAEHRDSATASVSRVEEAILEVLQLHQALPRDPSAQLGDIAHIIYAVLYLDLVKVGIGHASIADLESSVERSVNLLVGPLLDS is encoded by the coding sequence ATGGATGCGCAGGAGCTGTCCTCGGCGCCGGTGCGCTCATTACGTGAGCGCAAGAAGACAGCGAAGCAGAGCAGAATCCTGGACGCGGCCGCCCGGCTGTTCGCCGAGAAGGGCTATGCCGCTGTGACCACCTCGGAGATCGCCGCAGCGGCCGATGTCGGAGTGGGCACCCTGTTCCGTTATGCCGGGTCGAAGGCCGAGTTGCTGGTTTCGGTGATGAATGACCGGCTCGCCGAAGGCATCGAGGCGGGTCTCGCCGAGGCCAAAGGTGGCCGGACGATCACCGAGTCGATTCTGGCCATCCTGCGTCCGCTCAGCGAAGAGTCCATGACTCATCCCGAGAACATGATCGCCTATGAACGCGAGGCGCTTTTCGGCAGCGCCGAGCACCGCGATTCAGCCACCGCGAGCGTCTCGCGCGTCGAAGAGGCCATCCTCGAGGTCCTGCAGCTGCACCAGGCGCTCCCCCGCGACCCCTCCGCACAGCTCGGCGATATCGCACACATCATCTATGCCGTCTTGTATCTCGACCTCGTCAAGGTCGGTATCGGACATGCGAGCATCGCCGATCTGGAATCGAGCGTCGAACGGTCGGTGAATTTGCTGGTCGGCCCGCTTCTGGACAGTTGA
- a CDS encoding LacI family DNA-binding transcriptional regulator has protein sequence MVRQVTIGDVAKEAGVSIATVSRVLNGQSTVNQAMVDDVRAAAGRLGYRPNAAARGLASGAYRVIGVVVPDLRNPYFTDILESIVAQSKGDGYRVLVSDSGGDVKEELDACRRLRTSVDGLILVSPRMPGDDLRALSADGFPMVLINRQEPSIALPMALADTRSATLELCRHLSGLGHSRVVYMAGSALSWQNRERLRGIHDAREFGFEAAVVEGEPTIEAGYRAASAALDFEPTAIMAYNDLAALGVIARLREIGFKVPNDISVTGFDDIEMARYVRPTLTTAVSLKTQLGEHAWNALRQVLRGQPPIAASLIPSPVVVRESTGPALREATPIS, from the coding sequence ATGGTCAGGCAGGTCACCATTGGCGACGTCGCGAAGGAGGCCGGAGTGTCCATCGCGACCGTGTCGCGTGTCCTCAATGGTCAGTCCACCGTCAACCAGGCCATGGTGGACGATGTCCGGGCTGCGGCCGGTCGTCTGGGCTATCGGCCGAATGCTGCTGCCAGGGGTCTGGCCTCGGGCGCGTACCGGGTGATCGGCGTGGTCGTTCCCGACCTGCGCAACCCGTATTTCACCGACATCTTGGAATCGATCGTCGCGCAGAGCAAAGGCGACGGATATCGAGTTCTCGTCTCCGATTCCGGCGGTGACGTCAAGGAAGAACTCGATGCCTGCCGGCGTCTGCGCACCAGCGTCGATGGTCTGATTCTGGTTTCGCCGCGGATGCCTGGTGACGACCTTCGGGCGCTGTCCGCGGATGGGTTCCCCATGGTGCTGATCAATCGGCAGGAACCGAGCATCGCGTTGCCCATGGCGCTTGCGGACACCCGCTCGGCGACCTTGGAGCTGTGCCGGCATCTGAGTGGTCTCGGTCACTCGCGGGTTGTGTATATGGCGGGTTCGGCCTTGTCGTGGCAGAATCGCGAACGACTACGCGGGATCCACGACGCGCGGGAGTTCGGCTTCGAGGCGGCAGTCGTGGAGGGAGAGCCCACCATCGAGGCCGGCTATCGCGCCGCCTCGGCCGCTCTGGATTTCGAGCCGACCGCAATCATGGCCTACAACGATTTGGCGGCCCTGGGGGTCATCGCCCGGCTCCGGGAAATCGGATTCAAGGTGCCGAATGACATCTCGGTGACCGGATTCGACGATATCGAGATGGCGCGATATGTCCGCCCGACGTTGACGACCGCGGTCAGTCTCAAGACCCAGTTGGGAGAGCACGCCTGGAATGCTCTCAGGCAGGTGCTTCGAGGTCAGCCGCCGATCGCCGCGAGCCTGATCCCCTCGCCGGTAGTGGTCCGCGAATCGACTGGGCCGGCCCTCCGAGAGGCGACGCCGATCAGCTGA